From a region of the Torulaspora globosa chromosome 7, complete sequence genome:
- the REX4 gene encoding putative 3'-5' exonuclease (ancestral locus Anc_3.125), translating into MALSSNWLKLQESEKVSAKDRHSSRKSKKNAAAKPIGTNRKQKQSRIMSMVYSMSREIEKSEQNKREGREFEFKETKTGVGKPDAEGIEHLFGKISGEKATAIGKYLAMDCEFVGVGPEGKESALARVSLVNYYGHVILDEFVKPREKVTDWRTWVSGVRPEHMKDAVPFREIQKKVAGLLQDRILVGHSIKHDLESLLISHPKSSIRDTSRHLPFRQAYAKGKTPSLKKLAKEILKREVQVGEHSPIEDARITMLIYRSDRKEFERLNRARHKSHTGNS; encoded by the coding sequence ATGGCATTGTCTTCGAATTGGTTGAAGTTGCAAGAATCTGAGAAAGTGAGTGCCAAAGATCGCCATAGCTCGAGaaagtcgaagaagaatgcgGCTGCGAAACCGATTGGAACCAATCGAAAACAAAAACAGAGCCGGATCATGAGCATGGTTTACTCGATGAGTagagaaattgaaaaatctgaACAAAATAAGAGGGAAGGAAGGGAGTTCGAGTTTAAGGAGACCAAGACAGGTGTCGGTAAGCCTGATGCCGAGGGCATTGAACATTTATTTGGAAAAATTAGCGGCGAGAAAGCCACGGCAATTGGGAAATACCTTGCCATGGACTGTGAATTTGTCGGAGTAGGGCCAGAGGGTAAAGAATCTGCGCTGGCGAGGGTTTCATTGGTGAATTACTACGGACATGTTATTCTAGATGAGTTTGTGAAGCCTCGAGAAAAAGTTACCGATTGGAGGACATGGGTTAGTGGTGTGAGGCCTGAACACATGAAGGACGCGGTCCCATTCCGAgagattcagaagaagGTCGCTGGTCTGTTGCAGGATAGAATTCTCGTCGGGCACTCGATCAAACATGATTTGGAGTCTCTGTTGATATCACATCCTAAGTCTAGTATCAGAGATACATCGAGGCATTTGCCCTTCAGACAGGCTTACGCTAAGGGCAAGACTCcaagcttgaagaagctggcgaAAGAAATACTGAAGAGAGAGGTTCAAGTGGGAGAGCATTCGCCTATCGAGGACGCAAGAATAACGATGTTAATATACAGATCAGATAGAAAAGAATTTGAGCGTCTGAATAGAGCAAGGCACAAGTCGCACACGGGGAATAGCTAA
- the BMT2 gene encoding 25S rRNA (adenine2142-N1)-methyltransferase (ancestral locus Anc_3.123) — MLSRRKRSITGNKISKFAEVNIKPSKARRIIRRYHFLNNKKRIICNRLGIDTDHPDDEPQQKRTGTFDSTDMEKLLLKVQDKNLSREQLHRCLQYIEAEITNQGGLEEYQRASRIGQSNARGGDSSKLLVSWLRELKYNRGKPMTALEIGSLDSENCISTCGIFNPVTRIDLNESNNSRGILRQDFMERPIPSNDDSRFHLVSCSLVLNFVPTPVLRGQMLKRFHQFLKGPKLLFLVLPLPCINNSRYMDQTYLVKMMAHLGYHLLKHHESKKLYYSLFTLQRQPSPDDKDITFATKKILHDGPKMNNFCIVL, encoded by the coding sequence ATGTTGTCgcgaagaaagagaagtaTCACGGGCAACAAGATTTCCAAATTCGCTGAGGTAAACATCAAACCCAGCAAAGCACGACGGATCATTCGACGGTACCATTTCCTAAACAATAAGAAAAGAATAATATGCAATCGACTTGGTATAGATACCGATCATCCGGACGATGAACCACAACAGAAAAGAACCGGAACTTTTGACTCCACAGATATGGAAAAACTGCTCCTAAAGGTCCAGGACAAGAACTTGTCACGAGAGCAACTGCATCGATGTCTTCAGTACATCGAAGCAGAGATCACGAACCAAGGCGGCCTAGAAGAATACCAACGCGCCAGTCGAATTGGTCAGTCCAACGCCAGAGGTGGAGACTCTTCCAAACTGCTAGTCTCATGGTTAAGGGAACTCAAATACAATCGCGGGAAACCGATGACGGCGTTGGAAATCGGCTCTCTGGACTCCGAAAACTGCATTTCCACCTGCGGAATTTTCAACCCAGTAACGAGAATAGACCTGAACGAGAGTAACAACTCGCGTGGGATCCTGCGACAAGACTTCATGGAGCGTCCCATACCGAGCAACGACGACTCCCGGTTCCATCTGGTCTCCTGCTCGTTGGTCTTGAACTTTGTACCGACTCCGGTGCTGAGAGGCCAAATGCTGAAAAgatttcatcaattcttgaaaggtCCCAAACTACTGTTTCTAGTTCTGCCGCTACCGTGCATCAACAACTCCCGCTATATGGATCAAACCTACCTTGTCAAAATGATGGCCCATCTGGGATACCACCTTCTCAAACACCATGAATCGAAAAAGCTATACTATTCCCTCTTCACTCTACAACGCCAACCTAGCCCTGATGACAAGGACATCACTTTCGCGACGAAGAAAATACTACATGATGGTCCAAAGATGAATAACTTCTGTATAGTCCTGTAA
- the SUP45 gene encoding translation termination factor eRF1 (ancestral locus Anc_3.121), producing METDAEKNIEIWKVKKLIKSLEQARGNGTSMISLVIPPKGQIALYQKMLTDEYGTASNIKSRVNRLSVLSAITSTQQKLKLYNKVPPNGLVLYCGDIITEEGKEKKVTFDIEPYKPINTSLYLCDNKFHTEVLSELLEADDKFGFIVMDGQGTLFGLLSGNTRTVLHKFTVDLPKKHGRGGQSAVRFARLREEKRHNYVRKVAEVAVQNFITNDKVNVKGLILAGSADFKTDLAKSEMFDQRLASKVIKIVDISYGGENGFNQAIELSAETLANVKFVQEKKLLTDYFDEISQDTGKFCYGIDDTLKALDLGAVETLIVFENLETLRCVYKDSENKEVIKFTKPEQEDKSYAIDKATGQEMDLVEEQPLIEWLAENYKNYGATLEFITDKSSEGAQFVTGFGGLGAILRYKVNFEQLVDESEDEYYDENEGSDYDFI from the coding sequence ATGGAGACTGACGCTGAGAAAAATATTGAGATTTGGAAGGTTAAGAAATTAATCAAATCGTTGGAACAGGCCAGAGGTAATGGTACATCGATGATTTCTTTGGTTATTCCACCCAAGGGACAAATTGCCTTATACCAAAAGATGTTGACCGATGAATATGGTACTGCGTCGAACATCAAATCCAGAGTTAACCGTTTATCTGTGCTTTCGGCGATCACATCTACGCAGCAAAAACTAAAACTGTATAACAAAGTGCCACCAAATGGTTTAGTTCTGTATTGTGGTGATATAATCACGGAGGAGGGTAAAGAGAAAAAGGTTACTTTTGATATTGAGCCATACAAACCAATCAACACTTCGCTGTATCTTTGTGACAACAAATTCCACACGGAAGTGCTTTCGGAGCTGCTAGAGGCAGACGATAAGTTTGGTTTTATAGTGATGGACGGTCAGGGCACCCTGTTTGGTTTGCTTTCTGGTAACACGAGGACTGTTTTGCATAAATTTACAGTGGATCTTCCCAAGAAGCACGGCAGAGGTGGTCAATCTGCTGTCCGTTTTGCGCGTctgagagaagagaaaagacaCAACTATGTGAGAAAGGTCGCTGAGGTGGCAGTGCAAAATTTCATCACGAATGATAAGGTTAACGTCAAGGGTTTGATTCTAGCCGGTTCTGCGGATTTCAAGACAGATTTGGCCAAATCTGAGATGTTTGATCAGAGATTGGCATCCAAGGTTATCAAAATTGTCGATATATCCTACGGTGGTGAAAACGGTTTTAATCAAGCAATCGAATTGTCTGCAGAGACGCTAGCCAATGTCAAATTCGtgcaggagaagaaactcCTGACGGATTACTTCGACGAAATTTCACAGGACACTGGTAAGTTCTGTTACGGTATTGATGACACTTTGAAAGCGCTGGATCTTGGTGCTGTCGAGACATTGATTGTGTTTGAGAACCTGGAGACTTTGAGATGCGTCTACAAGGACTCCGAGAACAAAGAAGTGATCAAGTTCACAAAACCTGAGCAGGAAGACAAATCATATGCCATTGACAAAGCTACcggccaagaaatggattTGGTCGAGGAGCAGCCTCTAATCGAATGGTTGGCGGAGAACTATAAGAACTATGGTGCGACGTTGGAATTCATTACTGATAAATCCTCCGAGGGTGCACAATTCGTCACTGGTTTCGGTGGTCTAGGGGCCATTTTACGTTACAAGGTCaactttgagcagctggTGGACGAGTCAGAAGACGAATATTATGACGAGAATGAGGGCTCTGACTATGACTTCATCTAA
- the MAK5 gene encoding ATP-dependent RNA helicase (ancestral locus Anc_3.122) — protein MASADRLRKNNKSSTRKAKRAPLRRAPSKNSRKEGIVVGASDLKWKAVQVPDTLGDFGGFYGLEEIDGVDVKVVDGKVQFIARDESKVRQSNGGNSSDQESSEEKQSDELIEFKNLDDVDEGELEASSFSETSDISADETNENEEQEADDNASAHDDNDELQPNVFQTDIDLDDIEVSELPEWGKLGPLSLTTLQGLAKLGFSKPTEIQSRAIPVAMQGKDVMGKAATGSGKTLAYGIPVLERLVKSKNNTSPVALIFTPTRELAQQVNKHLQALGKAVLKNSPYAIIPLTGGLSIHKQERLLDYQGSGRIVVATPGRFLELIERNTKLLDRFARIETLILDEADRLLQDGHFEEFEKILKHLGNSRRKNVRDQGWQTMVYSATFAMDLFSKLSSTSWSKMKRDKHSDEMEAVLQQLMKKIHFKSKPIIIDTNSEQRISSQIKESLIECGPLERDLYCYYFVTMYPGTTLVFCNSIDSVKKLNAYLNHLKVPTFQIHSSMTQKNRLRNLERYQQQSEKNRTLNKSTVLIASDVAARGLDIPNIEHVIHYHLPRSADVYIHRSGRTARAEKEGVSVMLCSPEEAQGPLRKLRKLLALKSGSDETANKKKKWQKTVPLLPIETDIVTQLRERSKIASKLADNEIASTSLKKDDNWLKKAAEDLEINISSDEEDKDVILAKNKTKKINKTISKDRVRGLKAELDELLGRPLRKDLRKKYLTGGLVNLADNLVKKRGHDFIIGHEKVDALEQLKKKRSKH, from the coding sequence ATGGCCTCTGCTGATAGACTGCGCAAGAACAATAAGTCATCAACCAGGAAGGCCAAGCGTGCTCCCTTGAGGAGGGCTCCCTCGAAAAACAGTCGAAAGGAAGGGATCGTGGTGGGAGCATCGGATTTGAAATGGAAGGCGGTTCAAGTCCCAGACACGTTAGGCGATTTTGGTGGTTTTTATGGGTTAGAAGAGATTGATGGTGTCGATGTCAAGGTTGTCGATGGTAAAGTGCAATTCATAGCGCGGGATGAATCGAAGGTTCGACAATCAAATGGTGGAAATAGTTCGGACCAAGAATCTTCCGAGGAAAAGCAGTCAGACGAATTAATCGAATTTAAAAACCTCGATGACGTCGACGAAGGTGAACTTGAAGCATCATCGTTTAGTGAAACCTCCGATATATCTGCTGATGAAACAAACGAGAATGAGGAACAAGAGGCTGACGATAACGCTAGTGCCCATGATGACAACGATGAGTTGCAACCAAATGTATTTCAGACTGATATCGACCTAGATGATATCGAAGTCAGTGAACTGCCAGAATGGGGCAAGCTCGGTCCGCTGTCGCTTACAACTCTGCAAGGTCTTGCCAAACTGGGGTTTTCTAAACCCACAGAGATTCAGTCGAGGGCTATACCAGTTGCTATGCAGGGTAAAGATGTAATGGGGAAAGCAGCTACTGGCTCCGGTAAGACTTTGGCTTATGGTATACCTGTCCTAGAGAGACTGGTGAAAAGTAAAAATAATACTTCTCCAGTCGCCTTGATTTTCACTCCAACTAGAGAGCTTGCTCAGCAAGTGAATAAGCATTTACAGGCACTTGGTAAAGCAGTTTTAAAGAATTCACCTTATGCCATAATTCCTCTGACCGGTGGGTTGTCAATTCACAAGCAAGAACGTTTGTTAGATTACCAGGGAAGTGGAAGGATTGTTGTCGCTACTCCAGGTAGGTTTCTGGAGCTTATTGAAAGAAACACGAAGCTTTTAGACAGATTTGCACGGATCGAGACCTTAATTCTAGATGAAGCTGACAGATTGCTCCAAGACGGACATTTCGAAGAATTCGAGAAGATCCTTAAGCACTTGGGTAACAGTAGAAGGAAAAATGTCCGTGATCAAGGATGGCAAACAATGGTATACTCTGCAACATTTGCCATGGACCTGTTCAGCAAGCTGTCATCGACATCATGGtcaaagatgaagagagATAAGCACTCGGATGAGATGGAGGCTGTCTTACAGCagctgatgaaaaagaTACATTTCAAATCCAAACCTATAATAATTGATACTAACAGTGAGCAGCGAATCAGCTCGCAGATTAAAGAGTCACTGATTGAATGCGGCCCTCTAGAACGTGATTTGTACTGTTACTATTTCGTTACCATGTATCCTGGTACCACTCTCGTTTTTTGCAACTCTATTGATTCAGTGAAGAAGCTAAATGCGTACTTGAATCATCTGAAAGTACCTACATTTCAAATTCATTCTTCGATGACCCAGAAGAATAGGTTACGAAACCTGGAGAGATATCAACAGCAATCTGAGAAGAATCGAACCCTTAACAAGTCAACCGTTCTAATAGCAAGTGATGTGGCTGCTAGGGGATTAGATATTCCGAACATTGAGCACGTTATTCACTACCACTTACCAAGAAGTGCCGATGTCTATATTCATAGATCTGGTAGGACAGCTAGAGCTGAAAAGGAGGGAGTTTCGGTTATGTTATGCTCTCCTGAGGAAGCACAAGGTCCATTGAGGAAACTTAGGAAATTGTTGGCTTTAAAAAGCGGCTCGGATGAGACAGCTaataagaagaaaaaatgGCAGAAAACCGTTCCACTTCTACCTATTGAAACCGATATAGTTACGCAATTGAGAGAACGAAGCAAAATAGCCAGCAAATTGGCTGATAACGAAATTGCTTCCACATCTTTAAAGAAAGATGATAACTGGCTTAAGAAAGCGGCGGAAGACCTTGAAATTAATATAAGttctgatgaagaagacaaagatGTCATACTAGCCAAaaacaaaacaaaaaaGATAAATAAAACCATTAGCAAGGATCGCGTGAGGGGTTTAAAGGCCGAACTTGATGAGTTGCTAGGAAGGCCATTGCGGAAAGACCTAAGAAAGAAATATTTGACTGGTGGTCTCGTCAACCTTGCGGATAATTTGGTCAAAAAGAGAGGGCATGATTTTATTATTGGGCACGAAAAGGTAGATGCCCTGGAGCAGCttaagaagaaaagaagtaAACACTAA
- the ATG19 gene encoding Atg19p (ancestral locus Anc_3.120) yields MSLGNAGIVYGTRGEVFEGQRDGSLKDFIASTFNIHNVFQTKLVMGRCICHGKKALETDKLLDNEEEANKFISSRDSKKPHVILIYDKHGDSSSVKESNPEKNDKGNVVISPEQWDDLVSLLKKVEITLKEKEKDQHHGGDVVHPHVICDGCYPTEQTDASEIRGPRFKCLTCHNFDLCSSCESKGYETFGHKRSHNMVKVNKPTENDVLSAPVGATLQSANKVFNTDKEVVVDIPADRKDLFDMFSNLENLDGVVHGYTMYKKWTEKYDDDKIDEILKSASAKPAVKASRSNKKRATQAKPSIKQGGVVVEVAKKDNAMIFHLRNRDKVAVPGGLTFVGSAIENGGHDDGCWELPMGPHELQPGSHKVLKYNCHPGVFNFPTSAKSRITLVDEQKDVKYEGFTNFEPGSHFILHHSGAKPQQDLVLINDVDTLQLLDKDDSDSVISSSTVTNDNDTSQSVSNHESFDWEDYDFLSESDV; encoded by the coding sequence ATGTCGTTAGGAAATGCAGGAATTGTTTATGGGACGCGGGGAGAAGTCTTTGAAGGGCAGCGTGACGGGAGTTTAAAGGATTTCATTGCGTCTACGTTCAACATACATAACGTCTTTCAGACCAAACTAGTGATGGGCAGATGTATTTGTCATGGGAAAAAGGCGTTGGAAACCGATAAGTTGCTGGACAACGAAGAGGAAGCCAATAAGTTTATCTCATCCAGGGATTCAAAGAAGCCCCATGTCATCCTCATATATGATAAGCACGGCGACTCATCTTCCGTCAAGGAAAGCAACCCCGAGAAGAATGACAAAGGAAATGTTGTCATTTCCCCAGAGCAATGGGATGATTTAGTATCTTTACTCAAGAAAGTCGAAATTACGCTgaaggaaaaagagaaagaccAGCATCATGGCGGAGATGTAGTACACCCCCACGTTATATGCGACGGTTGCTATCCAACTGAGCAAACGGACGCGAGTGAGATCCGCGGGCCAAGGTTCAAATGCTTGACTTGTCACAATTTCGATCTCTGCTCGTCTTGCGAAAGTAAGGGCTACGAGACTTTTGGACATAAGAGAAGCCATAACATGGTGAAAGTTAACAAACCTACTGAGAATGATGTGCTGTCAGCTCCGGTGGGAGCCACTTTGCAATCAGCAAACAAGGTCTTCAATACGGATAAGGAAGTCGTGGTTGACATTCCCGCTGACAGGAAGGATCTGTTTGATATGTTTTCAAATCTGGAGAATCTCGATGGAGTGGTCCACGGCTACACAATGTACAAGAAGTGGACGGAAAAGTATGATGACGACAAGATCGACGAGATTCTAAAGAGTGCTAGTGCTAAACCAGCAGTCAAAGCCAGCCGTTCGAACAAAAAGCGCGCCACGCAGGCGAAGCCGTCCATCAAGCAGGGAGGAGTGGTCGTGGAAGTGGCGAAGAAAGATAACGCCATGATATTCCACCTTCGCAACCGAGACAAAGTTGCCGTTCCGGGCGGATTGACCTTTGTGGGTTCCGCGATCGAGAACGGGGGTCACGACGACGGCTGCTGGGAGCTGCCCATGGGACCTCACGAACTGCAACCGGGCAGCCACAAGGTACTCAAGTACAATTGTCACCCCGGAGTTTTCAACTTCCCGACGTCAGCCAAAAGCAGGATCACTCTAGTGGATGAACAGAAAGATGTCAAGTACGAAGGCTTCACCAATTTTGAGCCAGGCTCACACTTTATCCTACACCACTCCGGCGCGAAGCCCCAGCAGGATCTTGTGCTGATCAACGACGTGGACACCTTACAACTGCTGGATAAAGACGATTCCGACAGCGTCATCAGCTCGTCGACGGTCACGAATGACAACGACACCTCGCAATCCGTCTCAAACCATGAAAGTTTCGATTGGGAAGACTACGACTTTCTCAGCGAGAGCGACGTCTGA